The following is a genomic window from Antechinus flavipes isolate AdamAnt ecotype Samford, QLD, Australia chromosome 3, AdamAnt_v2, whole genome shotgun sequence.
GCcagggacaaatcacttaaactctctgagccttagttgtCCCCATAAATaatatcccttccaactctaagttGGTGTGCTATAGACTACTATAATCTTGTTTCTAATCTTTGAAAACAATTTGTATAAAACTTATCTCATTTCCATATAACAAGCTTTCACATAACAATCAATTagaaaggtttatttattttttgagtaaTTGAGTGATGTGAAAAGTACTGTGCACCAGGAAGATTAATCTAGTAAGTATGTATATTATCATCACaatcataacaacaacaaagtgccTATTAACTGCAAACActttactaaatgctttacaatattatcctCTTCATCTTCACAATTCTTGTTGAAGAcgggttctattattatcccaattttacagttgaagggattgaggaaaatagaaattaaatgaattacccaAGTCAATCAGGTTAAGTGAGACTACTACATTTGAACTTTCCTGAAATAGAAGGAAGATAAATTTCAGTCCAGGAAGAAGAACTGTATGAAGGCTGTTAGAATAACCCAGATTAGTTGTGATAAAGATTTGTACTAAGTTGCTGACagtgataataaaaagaaaaatatttatgtgaGAAATATTGGGAAGAAAGACTCAATGATGCTTTGAAgcaggagaagaaatagaaaatggagtAAAAATTCCAGCTCAGATAACTGTCAGATTGATGGGACTCTGATATGAATACCAAAACCAGGGGATTTATTGTATGGACaagttaattttaaatatatctaaTGAAAAGTATCCATGGGACATCTCAGTAGTGAATTCAAGTCAGCAGTTGGAAATCCATGACTGCAACTTAGAAAAGAGTTCAAAGCCTATAATGTGGATTGATGATTTATACATAAACTTCAAGAGTGTAAGAGtggttccaatagagcagtaatgaactgaaccagctacatccagcgaaagaactctgggagatgactatgaaccactacatagaattcccaatcccgcTATTTTTGTCtgactgcatttttgatttccttcacaggctaattgtacactatttcaaagtccgactctttttatacagcaaattaactgtttggacatgtatacatatattgtttataCTTCGTTTAATTTAtacaaatgtttaatttatactttaatatatttaacatgtattggtcaacctgccatctggaggaaggggtgggagggaatgggggaaaaagttggaacaaaaggatttgcaacagtcaatgctgaaaaattacctatgcatatatcttgtaaataaaaaaagctataaaaataataatttaaaaaagagtgtAAGAATGAAGACTATACTATTTACTCAAATCTCTGAGAAATCTGGAGCTTTCTCATAATGATTAAGAAGAGGTAATTGTTTAAATTGCAGGGCAATATTTACTCATAAATACTTAAACACTTAAAACAAATCAGAGTTTTTTTTAGActcttgattgtctagacttaagaaagtgatatagGAAATAAGGATCAAAATAAAGTTTATGcactataaaactttttttccttctgttgagATACATATTAAATACTTAGGTGTACCTCCCTGCTTTTGATTTTACAAGAATTTGTGAGTGCCCTAAGGTGATAGTTATGTTTGATTTTGAAGATATGATTCACAAACAAAATAGTTGCTaaccttaaaaaattatttccttggcAGAAGATAAAATATGATCCCAGATGAATGAATATGATATGTTCAAGCATAAAATATTTTACCAGGAAGGAGATGCTAAAAACTAGGGGAATGAGGAAGGGTCTCTTGCAGGAGGTAGCAGATGAATTGAACATTAAAATAAGGTTTTGAGATAGATTTTTGGAGGCAAGGCATTACAAACAGAGAAGAGTGGCAGAAGTAGAGGAGTGAGAAGTGGAGTATGGAAAAGAGAATGGGACTCTGAAGAGATATAGAGGTAAGAGAGATTATACCATATGtgggaaaaaacaaatatgttttTTGGTTAGAAAGcagagaacataaaaaaggagGAATGGTGTCAGTCTGAAAGATTATCTCTGAAGACttctgaaggactttgaagatcaACAGAGGAGCTTCTACATAATTCCAGTCAATAAGTAGCAAACAAAGCTTCTTGAGCAGTAaagtgacatagtcagatctAGGTCTTTGAAATATCAACTTAGCAACTCTGTGGAGCATGAGTTAAAAAGAACAGAGACTTGAGAAAAGGATACTAGTTGTGAAACTATTACATTAGTCTAGGACATTGATGTCAAACTCAGAAGCTAAACTGTGCATAAAGATTCATCTGGGCTACATATTGTCTTAGAAAAACCACCTATTAATGTTAtacatattctattctattttgttttgttaaatatcaCATTTAATCTGATTCAGATTGTACACAGAAGTGCTGCTGGCCAGAGATGTTTGATACCTCTGGTTAAAGGGATTGAAGTTTAGGGAGAAGTGCTAGACTAAAGTGGTTACAATGTgaatgaagaaaagggaattagaattaaaaattgtttaataaaatatatctttcaatagaatttttcctcaattcctcttaattctagtgtttttcttgttttaattatttactatttatccacatatcatatattttgtatatatttgtatattgttgCTCCCATTAGATTATAGTCTTTAAAGATGGAGActacatttttttcctaccttctacctttccagtctacTTTTACCTCACTTCCCAGTTCTGATCCTGTGATACTGAACTAttggctgttccatgaacaagacattaCATTTTTTGACTCTGGGAATGTTCTTTGGCTGTTTCCCATGTCTGCGATGCTCTACTTCTTACCCTCTGACTGTGAATCTCCCTGTATTTCTTTAAGTCTTAAAGAAAATTCCATCTTTCAATAGAATTCTTcctcaattcctcttaattctagtgtgtTCCttgtattaattatttcctatttttccacatatcatatattttgtatatatttgtatattgttgCTCCCATTAGATTATAGAGTCTTTAAAGATGGAGactacacttttttttcttttcctatcgcTTGTACTTAggtagcacaatgcctggtatatagcaagctcttaataaatatttattgattgaataattAATATGAGTAATGAGTAAGGATGATACATTTTAGGTTTCAAATCTAGCTACCTGaaagaattgtttgtttttgacaaaaatataaaagctaGGATAAAGGAATAATTTAAAGGGAAAGAAGATTAAGTAAGTTTTGGATGTATTTGAGTTGCCAAAGAGTGATTCAGGTGTCGACATCTAATGAGACAGTTGGAGATATGAGACAGGAGTTCAGTAGAGAAATGAGTGCTAGATATGTGGATTTGGAAGTAATCTACATATAGAGGATGCTTGAACATGTGGGAAATAATGAGAACAATAAGAGATTCctggactacaaccaagaattgGTTATGGATGATAGTTCAATAAAATTGTAGGGCAGGATCATTTTCACAAAATTTTAgcaaggaaataagaaaagagggAACTCAATAGATAAGTCAAAAAGAAacaggaatgaaaaaatatttttagatttataaAAACTGATCATTGCTTATATTGGAGAGATCAGTTTTATTCAAGTTGTAGGAGTAGAAACAGTCTTGTATGAGGCTGACAATTCAATGATAGGTGATAAAGTCAAGGTGACACAGGTTGATTACTTTTCTTAGGTTTGATTTTGAATATAGAATACATAGAATGGCAACTATAAGGCTTATCAAATATCAAGATACTTGATAAGGAAAAACCATATGAGTAACAAAATGATCAGAGAGGCTTTGATTTGATGAGTATGAAAAATTAAGGAACTCTGAATTAAGGGGGATGTTGGATTAAATAACTTCTAAAGTGCatttatttctgagtttctaaaacTAGAAATTTTATGCCttagcaaataaaaaaagatttaaatgggaaaaatataattaagttATCTATCACAGATTAggcttttaaaagttatttgaagAAAATCTTTTCAGAAGATGGTAAATAttggtatatataatatttagtcAAATAGGTGTGTATCATGGTACTTTGTACTTAGGGATGTAACAAACAAAAGTCTTGATCATGAGTTTGCAGAATTCAAAAGTAAGCAATTATTTCAGGAGAACAATGCATTCATTGATGGATTAAAATATGTTAAgtaaaaattgaaatgatttattaCCATTTGTACTTTACAGAGATCAGTGTGATCATTAATATTCTTCTGGAAAGAATATGAGATGTTTTCTTCTCAAATAAGAAGGAACTAAAAGTTCAGAGGAAAATGTTAATGACAATGCCTGGGTGaagggcaggtcagttctctgagatcctctacagctgtgaatcataacatctgaaagcgttgcaaagcagcctttactgacacaggtgttacttgtggactgggaatgaaataaattggaagcagagggaaaaggagagagatcaTACAACACAATTGCTTCTCaggagaaaggtcagagaacagtaactgcctctcagtctccttctataatcttgtatcatcatcatcctctcacatgaagaaatccattGTACAGGTccgagttagacctccagcagtcaCTAGTAGGTTGCTCCCAtatcacaagaggaaaaaaattcaattatacaTTGTTTTCATATTAAATTAAGATTCAACACAAATAAATCTAGACATTATCCTGCTGTTGAAGGTAGAGATAGttataattggagaaaatgacaaatttatcATATTTGTAACAACTAGAACTATCTTCAATTTGATGAGACTTCATAGAAGATGTTGCTATTTGGATTGGCAAAgttcaaaaggagaaaagataatctTCTGATGTGGATATTGCAGATTGTTCTTGAATGGGGGTTTGGTTGATTATATAATttgtaagtttattttaaattataaaattatgccataaaaataaaaatcttattggGTGATATTTTTCTATGCCTGGAGTTGGTGATGGTTAGACTCAGACTGCCTTGGGACAAAGAATTTTGAGTAAAGCTTTACGGATCTCTTTAGTCTTTACACTATAAATTATTGGGTTCATCACTGGGGGAATAAGAAGATAAATATTGGCAATGAGTGTAGGCAGGTAGGGAGGAGCTTGTTTCCCAAATCTATGGACAAAAGACAGGCTGACCAATGGAATATAGAAAATAGCAACAGCAGTGATGTGGGAGATGCAGGTGCTGAAGGCTTTCTTGCGTTCCTCTGGGGATGCAATGTTGAGGATTGAGCGGATGATCAGTATATAGGAGAGTAGGATTAATGTGGAATCCACTCCAGCAACTAAGATTGTTGCAGTTAGCCCAAATGCACTATTGATCTTGGTGTCTGAACAGGAGAGTTTCATCACATCTGGATGGAAGCAATAAGAATGACGAAGCACATGACTGTGACAGAAAGAGAGGCGTCTAAGTAGCAGGATAAGGGGTATTAAGATTGCTGTTGCAACTGTGACAATTGCAATTCCAATTTGGGTGATTCTGGAGTTTGTGAGGATAGTCGCATATCTCAAGGGGTTGGAGATGGCCACAAATCGATCAAAGGCCATAGCTAAGAGTACTGAAGACTCCATAatagtgaataaatgaataaagaacatCTGAGCTAGGCAAGCATTAAAACTGATTTCTCTGGCATTGAACCAGAATATTC
Proteins encoded in this region:
- the LOC127558096 gene encoding olfactory receptor 51F2-like, translated to MPALPNSTSLPSLTFFLTGVPGLEYAHTWISIPFFCLYITALSGNGMILFVIITESSLHEPMYYFLSMLSTTDLGLCISTLVTMLRIFWFNAREISFNACLAQMFFIHLFTIMESSVLLAMAFDRFVAISNPLRYATILTNSRITQIGIAIVTVATAILIPLILLLRRLSFCHSHVLRHSYCFHPDVMKLSCSDTKINSAFGLTATILVAGVDSTLILLSYILIIRSILNIASPEERKKAFSTCISHITAVAIFYIPLVSLSFVHRFGKQAPPYLPTLIANIYLLIPPVMNPIIYSVKTKEIRKALLKILCPKAV